A single window of Thermodesulfobacteriota bacterium DNA harbors:
- a CDS encoding HAD family hydrolase: MGDLKISGVEAVLFDFEGTLVDHQWRRKEAVEEVLKGLLQLGLPVEGLRGRKYALLKHEAINLARALGRNPDEAGQLVDAVFDRFDEDALLRWNLRPMAKEFLSLLRRHQIRTGLVTNLGSKALRKGLQKLALDPLFDTLVSRDDVDHPKPNGEGIRLALGRLEVEKEKAFYIGDSLDDLQASKEAGVRVVIIVGGESASSEILSQGPDMVIEDYGELIGLFERERR, from the coding sequence ATGGGTGATCTGAAAATTTCGGGGGTCGAGGCCGTCCTCTTCGACTTCGAGGGGACGCTGGTGGACCATCAATGGAGACGAAAGGAGGCGGTCGAGGAGGTCCTGAAGGGCCTGCTTCAGCTCGGTCTTCCGGTGGAAGGGCTCCGAGGGAGGAAGTATGCCCTTCTGAAACACGAGGCCATCAATCTTGCAAGGGCTTTGGGTCGAAATCCCGATGAGGCAGGCCAGCTGGTCGATGCGGTCTTCGACCGGTTTGACGAAGATGCGCTTCTGAGATGGAACCTCAGACCGATGGCCAAGGAGTTTCTCTCCCTCTTGAGGAGGCATCAGATCCGGACCGGCCTGGTGACGAACTTGGGGTCCAAAGCCCTGAGGAAGGGCCTCCAGAAGCTGGCTCTCGATCCCCTCTTCGATACCTTGGTGAGCCGGGATGATGTTGACCACCCGAAACCGAACGGGGAAGGGATTCGCCTCGCCCTCGGACGCCTCGAGGTCGAAAAGGAGAAGGCCTTTTACATCGGAGACAGCCTCGATGACCTCCAGGCCTCGAAGGAGGCCGGGGTGCGGGTGGTGATCATCGTGGGGGGTGAGAGCGCATCTTCGGAGATCCTTTCTCAAGGCCCCGACATGGTGATCGAGGATTATGGGGAGCTGATCGGCCTTTTCGAGAGGGAGAGACGTTGA
- a CDS encoding deoxyhypusine synthase family protein has product MRAKEKAAFLHHPVHPIDVTKTRNLYDLVRAFEHTSFQSRNLFKCFEVFRKMLADPSCVIFLGLSGAMIPGGMRKVIRDMIALRLVDVLVSTGANIFHDLFESFGYRHYVGTPEGDDDALRKHRIVRVYDALMDDQEINRVIQLLSKVPRALGEDVVSSRRYLEALGNQLKDEASILRTAARCGVPVFVPALSDSSIGIGLTFLHARKRNPAEGLIIDQIRDSFEIAQLKQKAKTTGAIYIGGGVPKNYIQQLGPVSELLFERESGHRFAFQVTTDDPKWGGLSGCTFEEAKSWGKIEKNSAYAAVYMDATVALPLLVGAILQEGKVYKKRKRRKFLWEGDRLKSILFV; this is encoded by the coding sequence ATGAGGGCGAAGGAGAAGGCCGCCTTTCTTCATCATCCGGTTCATCCCATCGATGTGACCAAGACCCGGAACCTCTACGATCTGGTTCGGGCCTTTGAGCACACCTCCTTTCAGAGCCGGAACCTCTTCAAATGTTTCGAGGTCTTTCGAAAGATGCTGGCCGATCCCTCCTGCGTCATCTTCTTGGGATTGTCCGGGGCCATGATCCCGGGTGGGATGAGAAAGGTGATCCGCGACATGATCGCCCTGAGACTGGTCGATGTCTTGGTCTCCACGGGAGCCAATATCTTCCACGATCTCTTCGAGAGCTTCGGTTACCGCCACTACGTGGGCACTCCGGAGGGAGACGATGATGCCCTTCGAAAACACCGGATCGTCCGGGTCTACGACGCCCTGATGGACGATCAAGAGATCAACCGGGTTATCCAGCTTCTCTCAAAGGTGCCCCGGGCCTTGGGAGAGGATGTCGTCTCCTCGAGAAGATATCTGGAGGCCTTAGGGAACCAACTCAAAGACGAGGCGTCGATCTTGAGAACCGCGGCCCGGTGCGGGGTTCCCGTTTTCGTGCCCGCCCTCAGTGACAGTTCCATCGGCATCGGGTTGACCTTCCTCCATGCCAGGAAGCGGAATCCCGCCGAAGGATTGATCATCGACCAGATCCGGGACAGCTTCGAGATCGCCCAGCTGAAGCAGAAGGCCAAGACGACGGGCGCGATTTACATCGGCGGTGGGGTCCCCAAGAATTACATCCAGCAACTGGGTCCTGTGAGCGAGCTCCTCTTCGAAAGGGAGAGCGGCCATCGATTTGCCTTTCAGGTGACGACCGACGATCCCAAATGGGGAGGCCTTTCCGGATGCACCTTCGAGGAGGCCAAGTCCTGGGGAAAGATCGAGAAGAATTCGGCCTATGCAGCCGTCTATATGGATGCGACGGTGGCCCTCCCCCTTCTGGTAGGCGCCATCCTTCAAGAGGGAAAGGTTTACAAAAAGAGGAAACGGAGGAAATTTCTCTGGGAGGGAGACCGCCTCAAATCGATCCTCTTCGTTTAA
- a CDS encoding CAP domain-containing protein: protein MRERLDAMVIGLCLLLLCPFMGYAEEGVTKGICFRALEEDLFRELNRVRSAPKTYAFHLKEMRPFYHGKELRRPGQTPLLTQEGVNALIEAIHFMERASPVPTLRWSTGLSRGAKDHVEEQGRTAAVGHGTAEGSRPHERIARYGVWQKKMGENIAYGCRGGQEAIVTFLIDDGVPGRTHRRILLDRDFRAVGIACGPHPVYETVCVLIFAAEYHEKGDEP, encoded by the coding sequence ATGAGAGAGCGGCTGGACGCCATGGTTATCGGTCTCTGTCTCCTTCTCCTCTGCCCCTTTATGGGTTACGCTGAGGAGGGCGTCACGAAAGGGATCTGTTTCAGAGCGCTTGAGGAAGATCTGTTCCGGGAACTCAATCGGGTTCGTTCGGCTCCCAAGACGTATGCCTTTCACCTCAAAGAGATGAGGCCTTTTTATCATGGAAAGGAGCTCAGACGTCCAGGCCAAACGCCTCTTCTGACCCAAGAGGGGGTTAACGCGTTGATCGAAGCCATTCATTTTATGGAACGGGCCTCCCCTGTGCCGACGTTAAGGTGGTCGACGGGCCTCTCCAGGGGGGCCAAAGATCATGTGGAGGAACAGGGAAGGACGGCAGCGGTGGGTCACGGGACCGCTGAAGGAAGCCGGCCCCATGAAAGGATCGCTCGTTACGGGGTCTGGCAGAAGAAGATGGGGGAGAATATCGCCTACGGGTGCCGTGGGGGGCAAGAGGCCATCGTGACCTTCCTCATCGACGACGGTGTTCCGGGCCGAACCCATCGAAGGATCCTCCTGGATCGAGATTTCCGTGCCGTGGGAATTGCCTGCGGCCCTCATCCGGTTTACGAAACGGTCTGCGTCCTGATCTTTGCGGCAGAATATCACGAAAAGGGGGACGAGCCCTAA
- a CDS encoding Tm-1-like ATP-binding domain-containing protein: protein MKPSLLIIATLDTKGREVAYVRDCVREKGIETLLMDVGTLGPPLVSPDLSCEEVVRAAGYLLEEIRGRKDRSLAIRAVQEGGALLAKRLYEEGKVQGLFGLGGGTGTAIVTHIMRALPFGLPKLVLSTVVSRDVREYVGTKDIVMFHSVADLLGMNEFMRHLLGQAAYAIQGMMERGSAIPKGKPMVAVTAYGINSLCALHAEPLLQERGYEMIAFHANGCGGMAMEELIAQGLIQGVLDFTLHEIADEMFGGYCRGIGPDRLETAGRLGIPQVVVPGGLDNAVFSPFYPMPERLKGRKIHPHDIRFCVRLGPEEMVEFARVIGGKLKRAKGPTYVLIPKKGWSEADKPGMELFDPETDRVFVEKLREIVGSSIPIEEMEAHISDPAFAQRAVELLDGMIRGPRGFELLGKEIDGQ, encoded by the coding sequence ATGAAACCATCTCTCCTCATCATCGCCACCCTCGACACCAAAGGCCGGGAGGTGGCCTATGTGCGGGATTGTGTTCGGGAGAAGGGGATCGAGACCCTCCTGATGGATGTCGGGACGCTGGGCCCTCCCTTGGTTTCGCCAGATCTTTCCTGCGAAGAAGTCGTCCGAGCTGCGGGATATCTCCTCGAGGAGATCAGGGGCAGGAAGGATCGCTCCTTGGCGATCCGGGCGGTCCAGGAGGGTGGGGCCCTCCTGGCCAAACGCCTCTACGAGGAGGGAAAGGTGCAGGGTCTCTTCGGACTGGGAGGCGGGACAGGAACGGCCATCGTCACCCATATCATGCGGGCCCTGCCCTTCGGCCTTCCCAAGCTGGTTCTTTCAACCGTGGTCTCACGGGATGTCCGAGAATATGTCGGAACGAAGGATATCGTCATGTTCCATTCCGTCGCCGACCTCCTCGGCATGAACGAATTTATGCGCCACCTCCTAGGCCAGGCTGCCTATGCCATCCAGGGAATGATGGAGAGGGGAAGTGCCATCCCGAAAGGGAAACCGATGGTGGCCGTGACCGCTTATGGGATCAACTCCCTCTGCGCTCTCCATGCCGAGCCCCTGCTCCAGGAGAGAGGGTATGAGATGATCGCCTTTCATGCCAATGGGTGCGGGGGGATGGCCATGGAGGAACTCATCGCCCAGGGCCTGATCCAGGGGGTCCTCGATTTCACCCTTCACGAGATCGCGGACGAGATGTTCGGAGGATATTGCCGGGGGATCGGACCGGATCGGCTCGAGACCGCGGGCCGGCTGGGCATCCCACAGGTGGTCGTCCCAGGAGGCCTGGACAACGCCGTCTTCAGCCCTTTCTATCCGATGCCGGAGCGCTTGAAGGGAAGGAAGATCCATCCCCACGATATCCGTTTTTGTGTCCGTTTGGGTCCGGAAGAGATGGTCGAGTTCGCCAGGGTCATCGGAGGAAAATTGAAGAGGGCAAAAGGTCCGACCTATGTCTTGATTCCGAAGAAGGGCTGGTCCGAGGCGGACAAACCCGGCATGGAGCTTTTCGATCCGGAGACCGACCGGGTCTTTGTCGAGAAGCTGAGGGAGATCGTCGGCTCCTCCATCCCCATCGAAGAGATGGAGGCCCACATCAGTGACCCCGCCTTTGCCCAGCGGGCCGTCGAACTTCTGGACGGGATGATCCGGGGGCCCCGAGGCTTTGAACTCCTTGGAAAGGAGATCGACGGCCAATAG
- a CDS encoding lytic murein transglycosylase, protein MRLLCFILVLLLAGGGAMPSGHAEGLPSLPLHYRGLVERLIQDGLEKEFLIPLFLDPRAEPIPNRLTISLMTREVPELYSKFLSFESILLAKNFLRENRRVLLEMERTFDVEKEIAVAILLVESRFGENIGRHRVIPTLASLAILNSEENLLRNFSILWPENPEVPFSWIEHLASRRANWAYKELKHFLQIVRSEELDPLEVYGSIAGALGLPQFIPSSYLAYAVKRKGFKEWLYDVELAIFSIGNFLKSHGWRRGLSEAQQRKLLWHYNRSEPYGETIVEIARRLKKGPD, encoded by the coding sequence TTGAGACTTCTCTGCTTCATCCTTGTGCTCCTTTTAGCAGGGGGCGGGGCAATGCCGTCTGGACATGCCGAGGGCCTTCCCTCCCTCCCTCTCCATTACCGAGGCCTCGTGGAACGGCTGATCCAAGACGGCCTGGAGAAGGAATTTTTGATCCCCCTCTTTCTCGATCCCCGGGCCGAACCCATTCCGAACCGGCTGACCATCTCCCTGATGACCCGAGAGGTCCCGGAACTCTATTCCAAATTCCTGAGCTTCGAATCGATCCTCCTCGCCAAGAATTTTCTTCGGGAAAATCGCCGCGTACTCCTGGAGATGGAGAGGACCTTCGACGTGGAGAAGGAGATCGCTGTGGCCATCCTCCTGGTCGAGTCCAGGTTCGGGGAGAATATCGGACGACACCGGGTCATCCCCACGCTGGCCTCTCTGGCGATCCTCAACTCGGAGGAGAATCTCCTCCGAAACTTTTCGATCCTATGGCCGGAGAACCCGGAGGTGCCCTTCAGCTGGATCGAACACCTTGCCAGCCGGAGGGCCAACTGGGCCTATAAGGAATTGAAACATTTCCTGCAGATCGTCCGTTCCGAGGAGCTGGATCCTCTCGAGGTATATGGGTCGATTGCCGGCGCCCTGGGCCTGCCCCAGTTCATCCCCTCCAGTTATCTCGCCTACGCCGTCAAACGAAAGGGTTTTAAAGAGTGGTTGTATGACGTCGAATTGGCCATCTTCAGCATCGGCAATTTCCTGAAGTCTCACGGGTGGAGACGAGGGCTCTCGGAGGCCCAGCAGAGAAAGCTCCTCTGGCATTACAACCGCAGCGAGCCCTATGGGGAGACGATCGTCGAGATCGCCCGCAGGCTGAAGAAGGGACCCGATTAG
- a CDS encoding DUF3047 domain-containing protein, translating to MIRGLWVLLGLLLSLAQIPFFGAPEEELKEPPSPVKGWWEVKYFGVPPTRYAPAEKGIIKAESVGSRSSLFKEVGEKERHLPLLSWGWKVSNVVRSAIETRKDRHDAAARVILIFGRERPFRRFGIGEPSGLKIEYIWAAHLPKGHLFDHPAEKHRKVMVVESGEARVGQWVYHQRDIQKDFKTAFGSEPPPLLAIGLQTDTDQSNEMVTAFYAEPRLRRRTLSPKRQEATGPPPN from the coding sequence ATGATCCGAGGCCTGTGGGTCCTTCTGGGGCTCCTCCTCTCCTTGGCCCAGATCCCCTTCTTCGGTGCGCCGGAGGAGGAGCTCAAAGAGCCTCCCTCTCCGGTCAAAGGCTGGTGGGAGGTGAAGTATTTTGGCGTCCCTCCCACACGGTACGCCCCCGCAGAAAAAGGGATCATCAAGGCGGAAAGCGTTGGAAGTCGTTCCTCCCTCTTCAAGGAGGTTGGCGAGAAGGAAAGACACCTTCCCCTCCTGTCCTGGGGTTGGAAGGTCTCCAATGTCGTCCGCTCTGCGATCGAAACGAGGAAAGACCGCCACGACGCCGCGGCCCGGGTGATCCTCATCTTTGGAAGGGAGAGGCCTTTCAGAAGGTTTGGAATCGGGGAACCCTCGGGTCTGAAGATCGAATATATATGGGCCGCCCATCTCCCCAAAGGACACCTCTTCGACCACCCCGCAGAGAAGCACCGCAAGGTGATGGTCGTTGAATCAGGAGAAGCCAGGGTCGGGCAATGGGTTTATCATCAGCGAGACATCCAAAAAGATTTTAAGACCGCCTTTGGATCCGAACCTCCCCCGCTCCTCGCGATCGGGCTTCAGACCGATACCGACCAGAGCAACGAAATGGTCACGGCCTTCTATGCAGAGCCGAGGTTGAGAAGAAGAACCCTCTCCCCCAAACGCCAAGAGGCAACGGGGCCTCCTCCAAATTGA